A genome region from Bacillaceae bacterium IKA-2 includes the following:
- a CDS encoding MFS transporter, translated as MALQQTKQVGAAPEQKTMYNILFIIGLVHLLNDSIQAVVPAMFPILQQSMGLTFTQLGLIAFALNLTSSLIQPVVGLYTDKKPSPYALPIGLCFTFLGVLGLAIAPSFWMIITSVIFIGLGSATFHPEGSRVAYMAAGNRRGLAQSIYQVGGNAGQALAPLITALILVPLGQFGAIWFTLVAALAVVLLIYIARWYSEQIQIIAKRKLIQKKEMKYNPKKKKIIIFAITLLIFLVFARSWFHAGITNFYAFYIIEQFSLSIQQSQIYIFIFLASGAIGTFAGGPLADKYGKRNVLLLSMLGSAPLALYLPHAGAILTYPLLAAIGFILLSSFSVSVVYAQELVPGKIGMVSGLIVGLAFGMGALGSVALGIAADTFGLTSTMLFVVSLPLLGLLTFFLPTDQQVRELHE; from the coding sequence ATGGCTTTACAACAAACTAAGCAGGTAGGCGCTGCTCCAGAACAAAAAACAATGTATAATATTTTATTTATTATCGGCCTGGTCCATTTACTGAATGACTCAATCCAAGCTGTCGTACCGGCAATGTTTCCAATTTTGCAACAATCGATGGGGCTTACATTTACGCAACTTGGTTTAATTGCTTTTGCTTTAAATTTAACCTCGTCATTAATACAACCTGTTGTTGGACTTTACACGGATAAAAAACCGTCACCATACGCACTACCGATTGGTCTTTGTTTTACATTTCTAGGTGTCCTAGGCTTAGCTATTGCACCATCTTTTTGGATGATTATTACTTCAGTTATTTTTATCGGCTTAGGTTCAGCAACTTTTCACCCTGAAGGTTCACGCGTTGCCTATATGGCTGCTGGAAACCGACGAGGACTTGCTCAATCAATTTATCAAGTGGGTGGAAATGCCGGACAAGCACTTGCACCATTAATAACCGCATTAATATTAGTACCATTAGGTCAATTCGGTGCGATTTGGTTTACCCTTGTAGCTGCATTAGCAGTTGTTCTTTTAATTTATATTGCGCGCTGGTATTCAGAGCAAATACAAATTATCGCAAAGAGAAAGTTAATTCAAAAAAAGGAAATGAAATATAATCCGAAAAAGAAAAAAATCATTATATTTGCAATCACTCTACTAATTTTTTTAGTTTTTGCTCGCTCTTGGTTTCATGCAGGCATTACAAACTTTTATGCCTTTTACATTATTGAGCAGTTTAGTTTATCAATTCAACAATCCCAAATCTATATTTTCATTTTTTTAGCATCAGGAGCAATAGGAACGTTTGCTGGTGGACCGTTAGCAGATAAATATGGCAAACGAAATGTGCTATTACTATCTATGCTAGGCTCTGCGCCTCTTGCCCTATACTTACCACATGCAGGAGCAATTCTTACTTACCCACTCCTTGCAGCCATTGGCTTTATCCTTTTGTCTAGTTTCTCTGTTTCTGTTGTTTATGCCCAAGAACTTGTTCCAGGTAAAATTGGAATGGTCTCTGGACTCATTGTTGGGTTAGCTTTTGGCATGGGTGCGTTAGGCTCCGTAGCGTTAGGAATAGCTGC
- a CDS encoding 5'-3' exonuclease H3TH domain-containing protein, whose protein sequence is MIIDGMALLFRGYYATSYSGYIMKTSKGVPTNAIYGFVKYMQDAIRTFGPTHLLCCWDMGARTFRNELYPAYKANRGEPPEELIPQFDLVKKVVASFNIPNVGVVGYEADDCIGTIAKKYSRELKIQILTGDHDTLQLAEENIHPIIMKKGMSNYEVYTVEKISEVKGLTPIQMIDLKALMGDPSDNFPGVKGIGEKTATKLLKEFATIEGILENLPGLPKGVRTKIETELDMLFLSRKLAEIDCHVPLEIDINECIRNIEVDKVTTMLVAELEFERLLKDGQFLEGLQYNVQPLV, encoded by the coding sequence ATGATTATAGATGGTATGGCTCTACTTTTTCGAGGCTATTATGCGACCTCATATAGTGGTTACATAATGAAAACAAGTAAAGGTGTCCCAACAAATGCTATTTATGGCTTCGTCAAATATATGCAAGATGCGATCCGTACTTTTGGGCCAACTCACCTGCTTTGCTGCTGGGATATGGGCGCGCGTACGTTTCGTAATGAGCTTTATCCGGCGTATAAAGCTAATCGAGGTGAACCACCAGAGGAGTTAATTCCTCAATTTGACTTAGTGAAAAAGGTTGTCGCAAGTTTTAATATTCCTAACGTTGGCGTAGTCGGATACGAAGCAGATGACTGTATTGGTACGATAGCAAAAAAATATAGTCGCGAATTAAAAATCCAAATTTTAACAGGCGATCATGACACTCTACAACTTGCTGAGGAAAACATTCATCCAATTATTATGAAAAAAGGGATGTCAAACTATGAAGTATATACTGTTGAAAAGATTAGTGAGGTAAAAGGGTTAACACCAATACAAATGATTGATTTAAAGGCGCTGATGGGTGATCCTAGTGATAATTTCCCAGGGGTTAAGGGAATAGGTGAAAAAACAGCAACAAAGCTGTTAAAAGAGTTTGCAACAATTGAAGGGATCCTCGAAAATTTACCAGGCTTACCAAAAGGAGTTCGTACGAAAATCGAAACTGAGTTAGATATGTTGTTTTTATCTCGAAAACTAGCAGAAATTGATTGCCATGTCCCACTTGAGATTGACATAAACGAATGTATTCGTAACATTGAGGTAGATAAAGTGACGACAATGTTAGTAGCAGAGCTAGAGTTTGAACGCCTTTTGAAAGATGGGCAGTTTCTCGAAGGTTTACAATACAATGTACAACCATTAGTTTAA
- a CDS encoding nitronate monooxygenase, whose product MNIPQLKIAHMTPKIPIIQGGMGIAVSLSGLASAVANAGGIGIISGTGIPIEEMRGHIRKARQLTNGVGYIGVNVLFAMSDFENTIKAAMEEKVDFIISGAGISRDMYQWGRDYGVPIISIVSSGKLARISQKLGAVAVVCEGFEAGGHLGTDRPLFDILPEVLEAVDIPVIAAGGILNGEDIAKALAMGAAGVQMGTRFVASVECDAPDIYKQKYIDCQEGDTVLVKTTVGLHGRAIKNRLVERINRLEKIYIAKCNSCLKKCNHQFCTADKLVQAVRGDIEEGLVFAGARVHEIKDILPVQVIIDNLMEACTRRLAEDQ is encoded by the coding sequence ATGAACATTCCACAATTAAAAATAGCTCATATGACACCAAAAATACCAATTATCCAAGGAGGGATGGGTATTGCTGTTTCATTAAGTGGTTTAGCTTCAGCTGTTGCAAATGCAGGAGGAATTGGGATTATTTCTGGAACTGGTATTCCAATTGAAGAAATGAGAGGTCACATTCGTAAAGCTCGCCAATTAACAAACGGTGTTGGTTATATTGGAGTTAATGTTTTGTTTGCGATGTCAGATTTTGAAAATACAATTAAAGCTGCAATGGAAGAAAAAGTTGATTTTATCATATCAGGTGCTGGTATTTCTCGTGATATGTATCAATGGGGGAGAGACTACGGTGTACCGATTATTTCTATCGTCTCTTCTGGCAAGCTAGCGCGGATTTCACAAAAACTAGGAGCAGTGGCAGTAGTTTGTGAAGGCTTTGAAGCTGGTGGCCATTTAGGAACGGATCGACCACTTTTTGATATTTTGCCAGAAGTACTAGAAGCAGTTGATATTCCTGTTATTGCTGCTGGTGGGATTTTGAACGGTGAAGATATTGCCAAAGCATTGGCAATGGGAGCCGCTGGAGTACAAATGGGGACACGTTTTGTGGCAAGTGTGGAATGTGATGCACCTGATATATACAAGCAAAAATACATTGATTGCCAAGAAGGGGATACGGTTCTTGTTAAAACAACTGTTGGACTTCATGGCAGGGCAATCAAAAATCGCTTAGTAGAGCGAATAAATAGATTAGAAAAAATTTATATTGCGAAGTGTAATTCTTGTTTAAAGAAATGTAATCATCAATTTTGTACTGCAGACAAATTAGTGCAAGCTGTAAGGGGCGATATTGAAGAGGGGCTCGTTTTCGCTGGCGCTAGAGTTCATGAAATAAAAGATATTTTGCCAGTTCAAGTAATCATTGATAATTTGATGGAAGCGTGTACCCGCAGATTAGCTGAGGATCAATAA
- a CDS encoding MFS transporter, which yields MIELKSKKFWRASFALGIVSFIAFANLYYTQPILPLISEEFSVSPLVSSLTVSLSLLTVAIFFFLYSAISDSIGRKNVMTIAIILLLLVTFSIAFVQSFKMFLLLRILQGVFIAGIPTIAIAYIGEEFSPRALSVAIGIYISMNSIGGMGGRVLSGVLSDLYNWRIAFIFIGFLSLLFFLLFYKLLPSSDHFETRKFERHKAMKDFSAHIKNKTLQLAFLVGGLHFFIFVGLYNYVTYLLTAPPFSLPTVLIGVLFLTYLPGTISSTLAGKAATTWSQKTTIGIGIALMILGTLLMFMTTLVAIIGGLLVLSFGFFFAHSALNAWVSQKALFAKASASGIYFTSYYIGGSLGSFYLGLFWHYWHWTGVLIGTLLVLLVTSGLLWRMSIIERQEIVAEKTVHKLATNC from the coding sequence TTTTGCAAACCTATATTACACACAGCCAATATTGCCATTAATTAGTGAGGAATTCTCAGTTTCACCTTTAGTTTCTAGTTTAACTGTTTCATTATCTTTATTGACAGTGGCGATTTTCTTCTTTTTATATAGTGCAATTTCCGATTCCATTGGTCGAAAAAATGTCATGACGATTGCGATTATTTTATTATTACTTGTCACTTTCTCAATTGCCTTTGTCCAAAGTTTTAAGATGTTTTTATTGCTACGAATTTTACAAGGAGTGTTTATTGCTGGAATTCCAACGATTGCGATTGCTTACATAGGTGAAGAATTTTCCCCACGAGCATTAAGTGTTGCTATCGGTATTTACATTAGTATGAACTCGATCGGTGGTATGGGTGGTAGAGTACTAAGTGGTGTCCTGAGTGATTTATATAATTGGAGGATCGCTTTTATTTTTATCGGCTTTCTAAGCTTACTATTTTTTCTATTATTTTATAAGTTATTGCCATCTTCTGACCATTTTGAAACGCGGAAATTTGAACGCCATAAAGCGATGAAAGATTTTTCTGCTCATATAAAAAACAAGACACTTCAGCTTGCTTTTTTAGTAGGGGGACTTCACTTTTTCATTTTTGTTGGTTTATACAATTATGTAACCTATTTATTAACAGCACCACCATTTTCACTACCTACCGTATTAATTGGGGTGCTCTTTTTAACGTATTTACCCGGAACAATTAGCTCAACACTTGCAGGAAAAGCTGCGACAACTTGGTCTCAAAAAACAACAATCGGGATTGGAATTGCCTTAATGATTCTCGGGACATTATTAATGTTTATGACCACGCTGGTTGCGATAATTGGGGGCTTATTAGTATTGAGTTTCGGCTTCTTTTTTGCCCACTCAGCATTAAATGCTTGGGTTAGTCAAAAGGCCCTCTTTGCCAAAGCTTCTGCATCAGGTATCTATTTCACCTCATATTATATAGGCGGAAGTCTTGGTAGTTTCTATTTAGGATTATTTTGGCACTATTGGCATTGGACAGGAGTTCTTATTGGAACATTACTCGTCTTACTCGTCACAAGCGGATTGCTTTGGAGAATGTCAATAATCGAACGTCAGGAAATCGTTGCAGAAAAAACGGTCCATAAATTGGCGACGAATTGTTAA